ACGTGACGAGGTGCACCCCTGCTGCGGTCGACACCGCCGCGGGCGGCAGTCCGTCGAGGCCCACGGTGTACAGCGTCCCGGCGGACACGACCGCGAGCGAGCGTCCGCCGGGCGCCCACGCGACCTCGGTGACGCGCGGGAGCGCAGCCAACCGACGCGCCCCGGTCCCGTCCGGCCGCACCTGCCACACGGCGTCGTCGGTCCCGAACGCCAGTAGGCGGCCCTGCGGGCTCCACGTCGGCGGACTCGACGCCGCGGCATCGGACACTCGTGTCACCCGCGCGACGCGCAAGAACGGCGGGCCGAGCCCCACCGGCGTCCGCCGCACCGTGCACGCCGTAAACACAAGCGCGGCTGCCAGCACTCCAGCCAGCAGCCGCACTCGCACGCGACCCGCCATGCGCGGGCGATCAACACACGGTATATTTGCCCTCGGCCAGGTCCCGGCAGAAGACGTGGATCCCGGCCAACTCCCGGTCGAGCACCTCCCTGACACGACGCGTGACCGCGGACTTCCGCAGCCCCTTGTCCGGAATGATCTGCGCCGCGGTGACCGGATGGTCGATGGGTTTCCCGATCTGGCTGACCATCCAGACGTAGACCTCCCGGAGCCCCGGCACTTCCTCGTAGACTTTCTGCGCCACTAGGTGCGTGAAGATTGAGTAGATCTTGCCGACGTGCGCGACGGGGTTCTTTCCCGCGGCCGCTTCCGTACCCATCGGGCGGTTGATCGCGATCACCCCGTTGACCTTGTTGCCACGTCCGATCTGGCCGCTGTCGCCGGATTCCGCGGACGTACCCAGCACGGACAGGTACACGCCGTTGATCCCTCTGCCCGGCTCGTCCAGCGTGTTGAGATCGAAGACCACCTTGTCCATCGTCGTGCGTCTCGCCAGAAACGCCATGACGGCGTCGTACAACGCCTCCTTACGGCGGAAGTAGTGTGCCTCGCCCTCTATGAACCGGTCCACGAACGCCACCGCCGCGGTGAGGCGCAGCTCACGTCCCATCCGCACGCCCATGACCTTCACGTCCTCGCCGGACTCAGGAAACTCTTCCTTGAACGTGCGCGAATTGATGTACTGTTCCGTCTCGCGGACCAGCCGCTCCGTCTCCGTCATGGGCCAGTAGCCCACGGCGGCCGACGTGTCGTTCGCGCCGGCGGTGTCGCGGCTGAAGATGTCGACCAGTTCGGCCGACCCGGGCTTGATCTCGTTCTGGTACATCATGTGCGGGCCGTCCTGGTCGTCGGATCCTCCCGGGTCGACGAACCGGAGGTTTTCACGGATCCAGTTCTTGGCGGTCCGGATCGCGATCTCGCGAATCGGCAGCTCGCGACCGTTGAGGCCGTACGCCGCCCGGTCGCCGAAGATCAGCTTCATCGGCTCCCGGATCGTGCCGCCCCCGAACCGGACCTGCGCGTCTCCCGCGACGAGAAAGGCTTTGTCGATGTTGTGGTGGAGGATGTGTCCGAACTGGCTCAGGTACTCCTTGCTCAGCTCCACGGAGACCCGATCCATGATCGCGTCGCAGATCGAGTCCGGATGACCGATGCCTTTCCGCTCCACCATCTCGACCTGCGTGTCCCCGACCGGAACCCCGGACAAGGTCTCGACCAAGATATTCCGCATTGCTCCCTCCTTCAGATGCGCGGGCCGGCCGGGGACGTCCGGCCCGGTCTCGGGCGCCTCACCCCTTGGGGGCGACCGCCTGCTTCTCCCGCACGATCTCCTCGACTTCCTTCATCAAGCCGTCCAGGAGCTGCGCCTCGGGCAGGCTCGCCACGACCTTTCCCTTGCGGAAGATCAGTCCCATGCCTTTGCCGCCGGCCACGCCGAGGTCCGCCATGCGCGCCTCGCCCGGGCCGTTCACGGCGCACCCCATCACCGCCACCTTGATCGGCACCGCGTACACGGCGATGCGCTTCTCCACCTCCTGCGCGAGTCGGACGATATCGACGTCGGCCCGCCCGCAGGAGGGACAGGCGATCAGGATCGGGCCCCGGAGGCGCAGCGCGAGCGCCTTGAGGATTTCGAACCCGGCCTTAACCTCCTCCTCCGGAGGCGCGGCGAGCGAGATGCGGATCGTATCGCCGATCCCGCGCGACAGGATCGCACCGAGCCCGACCGCAGACTTGACCGTGCCGGCCCAGGCCGTGCCCGACTCGGTGATGCCGACGTGGATCGGATAGGCCATCCGCTCGGAGATCTTCACGTACGCCTCCAGCGCCATTTCCACGTCGCTGCCCTTGACGGACACGACGACATCGTGGAAGTCCAGATCTTCGAGGATCTTGATCTCCTCGAGCGCGCTCTCGACCAGCGCGTCCGCGCACGGCTCGCCGTACTTCCGCAGCATCTCCTTCGAGATTGAGCCAACGTTCGCCCCGACGCGGATCGGAACGCCCCGGGCCTTGGCCTCTCGCGCCACGACCCGCACCCGGTCGGCCGATCCGATGTTGCCGG
Above is a genomic segment from bacterium containing:
- a CDS encoding methionine adenosyltransferase, which gives rise to MRNILVETLSGVPVGDTQVEMVERKGIGHPDSICDAIMDRVSVELSKEYLSQFGHILHHNIDKAFLVAGDAQVRFGGGTIREPMKLIFGDRAAYGLNGRELPIREIAIRTAKNWIRENLRFVDPGGSDDQDGPHMMYQNEIKPGSAELVDIFSRDTAGANDTSAAVGYWPMTETERLVRETEQYINSRTFKEEFPESGEDVKVMGVRMGRELRLTAAVAFVDRFIEGEAHYFRRKEALYDAVMAFLARRTTMDKVVFDLNTLDEPGRGINGVYLSVLGTSAESGDSGQIGRGNKVNGVIAINRPMGTEAAAGKNPVAHVGKIYSIFTHLVAQKVYEEVPGLREVYVWMVSQIGKPIDHPVTAAQIIPDKGLRKSAVTRRVREVLDRELAGIHVFCRDLAEGKYTVC
- the ispG gene encoding flavodoxin-dependent (E)-4-hydroxy-3-methylbut-2-enyl-diphosphate synthase is translated as MDRTQTRPVQIGRVTIGGGAPVAVQSMTTTDTRDPDATVAQIERLETLGCEIVRVAVPDQVAAAALREIKQRIRLPLVADIHFDYRLALAALESGVDKLRLNPGNIGSADRVRVVAREAKARGVPIRVGANVGSISKEMLRKYGEPCADALVESALEEIKILEDLDFHDVVVSVKGSDVEMALEAYVKISERMAYPIHVGITESGTAWAGTVKSAVGLGAILSRGIGDTIRISLAAPPEEEVKAGFEILKALALRLRGPILIACPSCGRADVDIVRLAQEVEKRIAVYAVPIKVAVMGCAVNGPGEARMADLGVAGGKGMGLIFRKGKVVASLPEAQLLDGLMKEVEEIVREKQAVAPKG